DNA sequence from the Desulfobulbaceae bacterium genome:
CGTGAATGTAATTCTTCTCAACACCAACAAACTCCTTTCTAAGGAGAATATACAGGAAATTCTTGATATTGAGAATGTTAATGCGGCAATGGCAATTGAGATGCCGACAACGTAACGTATAATCTGTTAGGATCTTTTAATTGGGCTAAACGCTATGACGACAGCAAAAGAAGAAGATTGTCCTTGTGCGCCGGGAATGATAAAAAAAGACGGTAAATGTGTGATGCCCGATGTCACATTTACCTCTTTTTTTATGGCATTAAACACCTCCGCTTTATTTCATTTAGGTGTTGTGCCCGACCCTAAGACTGGCCTGAAAAACGTGGATAAAATGATGGCTAAACACACCATTGACACCATGAATATGTTACAGAAGAAGTCAGTAGGGAATCTTACTGTCGAAGAGAATGATCTTGTTGAAAAAATTCTTTATGATCTTAAGATGCGCTACGTGAACGCTTAGTTTTATTCTTTTTGCCGCAATGATCCCCAAAGGCGGCTTGCCCCTCCTATTCATAACTCCACCAGAACAGGAATGACGGTTGTGTCGTCACCATTAACTCTATCAGCACCTGCAAAAGTTAATTTATATTTTGCTATATTGGCCAAACGTTCCGACGGTTACCATGAAGTAGAAACCATTGTCCAAAAAATCAACCTTGTTGATTGGCTCACATTTACCCCCCTCAACTACCGGCCTGCAATTTGCCTGTTCCGACGCCGGTTTGCCCACCGATGAAAGAAATCTTGTTGTGAAAGCGGCACTGAGCTTTTTTGCTTATACACAAATTCAACCGGACGTTCATATTTATCTTGATAAACATATCCCCGTTGCTGCCGGTTTAGGAGGGGGAAGCAGTGACGCGGGAACATGCTTGAGGGGGTTGAACTCTTTTTTTAATATGGCACTTACTGATAGCCAACTTTTTGAGTTGGCATCTCCTCTGGGGGCAGATGTTCCTTTTTTTGTTTCGGAAACCCCTGCTTTTTACGCTACAGGAATTGGCAATAAACTTTGTCCAATCGAACCAGTTGACCCATGTTGGATTGTTTTGGTTAATCCGGGAATCTCCATATCAACTAAGTGGGCCTATGACAATTTTACATTGACAAGAGAGGGTAATTCATATAATTTACTCGGCTGTTCAAAATCATTGTTTAATGCCTCTCGGCAAGATGATGCGCCGGTAAAAAAAGCTGAGATGGCATGTTTGTGCAATGATCTGGAAGAGGTAACCTTAAAGAAATATACGGTTATTCAGGATATTAAGGATGAGCTGATCGCTAATGGAGCCGTCACATCCCTTATGTCCGGCAGTGGAGCCACCGTGTTTGGCGTTTTTGATCACATAGAAACAGCCCATAAGTGCAAAGAAAAATTTTCTAAACGTTACTCGGCTGTTTTTTTAGCGGAGCCTATAATAGATACATTTTAATACTAACGACTTGATTTGATGGTAATTTTAATAGTTAGTATTTGCCTTTACCGAACTAACCATGTCCATTGTTGAGCATTAGGGCGTTGATAGTGTCTTGAAAGTCAAACAATCGTGTTTGTAGTTTTGATTCGCTTACCAATAATGATGTGTGGCTGGTTGTAATAAAAAAATGTTGGGGCGTCGTCAAGCGGTAAGACACAGGCCTTTGACGCCTGCATTCGTAGGTTCGAATCCTACCGCCCCAGCCAATTTTTGTTAGTCAACCTGAAAACTTGAGAGGGTGGATTTTAATGGGAAAAGAGATGCTTAAAGATATGAAAGTGTTTTCTGGAAATGCTAACCGTGAATTAGCTCTTTCAATCTGTGAGCATTTGCAAAAACCACTTTCAAAAGCTGAAGTACGACGATTTAGTGACGGAGAAATATTTGTAGAGATAGGTGAAAATGTCCGAGGCCGTGATATCTTTATCATACAGCCCACAAGTCCTCCTGTTAATGATAACCTGATGGAACTTGTTATCATGGTAGATGCAATGAGAAGAGCGTCTGCACGGAGAATTACTGCGGTACTGCCCTATTACGGATATGCACGACAAGATAGGAAGGTTGCCCCGCGAGTGCCAATTACAGCAAAAGTTGTTGCTGAGATGATGACCGTAGTCGGAGTGCGAAGAGTACTTACGATGGATCTGCATGCCGGTCAGATTCAGGGATTTTTTAATATTCCTGTGGATAATTTATATGCAGCACCTATATTGCTGGATCATATATCGAATAAATTTACCAATGTTGTTATGGTTTCTCCCGATGCAGGTGGTGTTGAGCGAACGCGTGCCTTTGCCAAACGACTTGATGCGGATCTGGCGATAATAGATAAGCGCCGTGAGCGCGCCAACGAATGTGCTGCAATGAATGTTATTGGTGATGTTAAAGGTAAGACAGCTATTCTTCTTGATGATATGGTCGATACTGCCGGCACTCTTTGTTCTGCAGCTGATATACTTATTAAAGAGGGTGCCGAGAAGGTCTACGCCTGCTGTTCGCACGGTGTTTTGTCCGGTCCCGCGATCGAGAGACTTGAGGCCTCCAAAATTGACAAGCTGGTTATTACTGACAGTATTCCCCTTCGAGGGGATGCTATAAATTGTAAAAAAATTAAAGTACTTACAGTTGCCAAAATGCTTGCGGATGCGATTCGTTGCATTCATACCGATGACTCGGTTAGTTCACTTTTTGTATGATTTTAGTGAGGCTATAGTATTGTAGCTGATCACTTTTTTTGATATTTAATTACGCTTACTACTATTTATAAAGCCTGTAGAAATTTCAGGTGTGGAGGTTAGGACTGATGTTGCAATATGACTTAAATGCAGATGTTAGAAATACTTATGGGAAATGTGCGGCTAGAAGCATGAGAAGAGATGGTATGACACCTGCCATACTTTACGGGCCAAAGAGTGATGCTATCTCCTTGAAACTTAATACTAAAAGTTTAACCAAGACTTTAGTCGCTTTGCAAAGACGTAACGCGGTGTTTAATCTTGAGGTCAATGACGGTGCCTCATCAACAAAACGATATGCCATTGTTAAAGAAGTTCAGGCAGCACCTATTTCAGGCGATTTAGTACATGCTGATTTCCTTGAGGTTAAACTCGATGAGCCTATGATATTTGATGTGCCGGTTAAATACATTGGCGTTGCCAAAGGTGTTGACCTTGGTGGTGAGATGCATATAGCATTGACATCCGTTAAATTAAAGGGCCTCATTCTTGATATTCCCGATTTCCTTGAAATTGTTGTTAGCGATATGAGCATTGGTGATCGTCTACATTGTAGCGACTTGGTGATTCCTTCGTCACTTGAGATGTTGAATGAGTTGGATGCCACATGTGTTGCAATTGTATCAGAGTCTAAAGCTCAGGCCGGAGCTGAAGAAGCTGAAGCTGTAGAAGAAGTATCTGAAGAAGGATCCGCTGAAGAAAGTGAATCCTAATAGGGATTGATTTGTGAATCTGAAGCCGAAAGAAGACCCTGTCTTCTTTCGGCTTTTTTGTTTGCGCTTTGTTTTTACATGGAATTGAGATTGGCTTATGCACCTTGTGGTTGGACTTGGTAATCCTGGATTGAAATATGAGCAAACCCGTCACAATATCGGCTTTATGGCCTTGGATTATTTTGCTGATAAAGCAGGTGTCAGTTTTTCTGATTCAAAATGGGAGGCGAAGGTTGCAAAGGTCAGTATTGGCCCTGAGCAATTGATTCTTACCAAGCCGGAAACCTTCATGAATTGTAGTGGTAGGGCTGTTGGTAAAATCTGTACCTACTATAAAATCGTCACTGAAAAGGTTATTGTCATTCACGATGATTTAGATCTCGATCTTGGCAGGATAAAACTTGTTGTTAACCGGGGGGCAGGGGGGCATAACGGGATCTCTTCCATTATCCAATGCCTTGGCGGGAAAAATTTTCCACGAATTCGTGCCGGCATCGGCAGGCCGGACTCGAACTCTGAAATGCCAGTCAGTAGTTATGTTCTTTCCAGATTTACACAGGCAGAGCAAGAGGTTGTTGACCCTTTACTGGTTACTATAAGTGAAAGTCTTGAGTTGGTTGTTAAACATGGAACAACTTACGCTATGAACCATTTGAACCGTCTGTGATCTGGCCATGTCACCGTGTTTCTTATATCAAATATCCAGTTCGTAAGCGAGTTGTTGCATTTTTCTGAATTTGTGTTATATTGGTTTTCCTGTTTGAGAATATAAAGAAACTTGCTTTCTTTTTTTAAATTCCACTCTGAAATTCTCAATCTCCAAGCCTGGTAATGCTGGTTAGAGCCATCTAAAGATCGAAAGTAAAAAGAAACTGAAATACCCGTTCACCTCGTTACCTCATTTTAGATAATGATGTCAACAACTGGTGAAAACCACTACTCTGAAGATTACTCAAAAAAAATGGCAAAAAAACTCAAGAAAATGTTTGATGTTGGTGATATGGCTGTTTATCCAGCCCATGGTGTTGGGCAAATTGAATCAATTGAAAGTCGTGAGGTTGGAGATTTAAAACAGTTTTTTTACGTTATTCGAATAGTTGAATCAAACATGATTATCATGATTCCAACGAATACATCTGAAAGTGTCGGGTTGCGTGCGATCATCGAATCAGATCAGGTTGATAAGATATATTCGATCTTGAAAAAACGAGATGTGATCATCGAGTCACAGCCCTGGAATCAACGATATCGTAATTATATGGAAAAAATAAAAACCGGTTCGGTTTTTGAGATAGCCCAAGTTCTTCGTGACCTCTATATCCTTAAAGAGGATAAAACACTATCTTTTGGTGAACGAAAGATGATGGATACGGCCCAAAGTCTCTTAGTAAAAGAGATTTCTATAGCCAATGCCAGTAAAGAGGATGTGGTTGTTGACAGTATCAGTCATATCTTTGCCTGATTTACAGCTGGAAGAGTTATAACTGATTGTAAATGTTCATTATGGTTGTAAAAGATATACTCGTGTGTTGATATAGTTCTTGCAAGACAAGAGTATGAAGTTATTCCTTCAGGCCTATCTGGTTCCTCCTTTTTTTATAACCCCCCGTCTGATTTGAGTCATGTCCTTAATTGATCCTACAAATATCGACAATTGGACCTGTCTTGAGAAGATTGTCGATTCCGGTCACGCGGGACAGCGGTTGGATAATTATTTGGGTAACGCGGTGACGGTTGACGGCGAGAGATGTTCTCGAGCAATGTTCCAACAATTGATTCGAGATCATCATGTGCTGGTTTGTGGTCAACCACGAAAAAATAACTACAGACTTCGTATCAATGATCTTGTAGAGATATTCATACCGCCCCCAGAACCACTCGAGCTCATTCCTGAGCAGGTTTTTTTTGAAATTGTTTATGAAGACTCTGATCTTATAGTCATTTCTAAGCCTCCTGGTCTGGTAGTGCATCCCGCAGCAGGAAACATGACAGGTACATTGGTGCATGGTTTGCTTTACCATTGCCATGATCTGAGTGGTATTAATGGCTCCCTTCGCCCGGGCATAGTTCATCGACTTGACAAAGATACTTCCGGGTTGATGGTGATTGCAAAAAGTAATGCCGCGCAGTTAAGCTTGGTTAAACAGTTTAAGGATAAGAGAGTTACTAAGGTGTATCAGGCAGTAGTTGACGGTGTTCCTCCAAGGAAATCTGGCACAATTTCTACATTAATCGGTCGTCATCGGGTTGACCGTAAGAAAATGTCGGTACTTACCAGTGGTGGTAAAGAGGCTGTAACGCACTGGGAGATCATTGAATCATTCGAGAAATTTACACTCCTGAAAATTACCCTTGAGACAGGGAGAACGCACCAGATACGTGTACACCTGGCAGACCTGGGTTTGCCTATTGTCGGCGACAGTGTTTATGGTGCCAGAAAACAGCTGCCCCTCTATGAAAAACTTGGGATAAAACGTCAATTTCTGCACGCCTATAAACTTAAATTTCAACATCCGATTAGTGGCGAAATGATGCGGTTTGTTGATCCGATCTATGATGATATGAACAGTTTCATCGAAAGATTACGGCAGGAGAGTTCTGTTGATCAGGCTTAGGATGCAGGAATTTTGTAAAGCGACAATAGCCTTTTACCGAATTTGACACGAAAATGGAGCGCTTTTTTGCAAACAGTATAGGCGTTACTGGTGGACTTGCCTCTGGCAAGAGTTCTGTGGCTAAAGCTCTGGCAGATATGCTAGGGTACTGTCTTTTTGATGCCGATGCGGAAGTGGCATCACTGCTAAAAAAAGAGGCTGAAGGTTGGTTTTTCCTGCGTAGCTTGCTTGCCCCTGATTTTTTTTTAAAAAATGGGGCCCTTGATAAGCCTAAACTGCGAGATACTATTTTTGAAGATTGTGCTCTACGTAAAAAGATAGAGGAACGGTTGCATCCTCTGGTACGAAAGCAACTTAAGCGCAAAGTTGATGAGGCGTATACTGACAATGGTCAGAAATCATTAATTGAAGTTCCGTTATTATATGAAGCCAATTGGCAGAGTGATTTTGCCAAAGTGCTCGTGGTGGCGGTCAGTGAAAATATAGCAGTTGCAAGAGGTTCGTTACGTGACGGAGTAACCTCTGACCAGATAAAGAAAACTCTTTCGGCGCAATTTCCTCTCAAGGAAAAGATAGAGTTGGCCGATTATGTGATTGATAATGACAAAAATTGGGATCATACCTTTAAACAAATTGTTCAACTAAAAAAAATCTTGACACCTTAGGCCTTAAGTCCTAGTATCTATTAGAATTAAACATCTTCATACGAGTACTTACCTTTTTTTATCTTGAAATCACAGATCGCATATATCATAAAAGTAATCAACTCTTCTTGGGTTGCCTAATCATATTCAACCATCGTACTACGATCATACCATTCAAAAACCGTAATCAATCATAATACTAACAATACTCTGCTCAAAAACAAAAATACCGCACTGTGATTATTCATCGCAGTTCTAATGATTTTTCCCAGATATTAATGCTTTACGATCGTGCTCATGGCAGCATAATAAAAACTATTGTCTTAAGGAGACAGGCTTAACATGGATCTTATTGACCTTAAACATAAGAAAATCACCGAACTTACCGCACTCGCTAAACAGTTTAACATTGAAGGTTATAGCAGTTTGCGCAAGCAAGAGTTGATTTTTGAAATTCAAAAAGCTCATGCAGCACGCGAAGAGAAAAACGGTAACAGTAAGGGTAATGGTGTTCTTGAGATATTGCCTGATGGTTTTGGTTTTTTAAGAGCTCCGGATTATAATTATTTGCCAGGCCCTGATGATATATATGTTTCGCCTTCTCAGATTAGACGGTTGGGTCTCAAAAAAGGCGATACGATTGAGGGACCAATTCGCTCTCCCAAAGAAGGGGAGCGTTATTTCGCCTTGCTGAAAGTTGATTCTGTGAATTTTGAACCGCCCGAAAAAAATCGTGAAAAAACTCTGTTCTCCAACCTCACGCCACTTCATCCTGAAGAACGTTTAAACCTTGAAAATGATCCAACTAATTTTTCAATGCGCGTTATGAATATGATGTCGCCAATTGGCAAGGGTCAGCGAGGTATTATCGTTGCACCGCCTCGTACGGGTAAAACCGTATTGCTTAAAGATATTGCCAACAGCATAGCCAGTAACCACCCGGAAGTTACCCTGATTGTTCTACTGATTGATGAACGTCCGGAGGAGGTTACAGATATGGCAAGAAGTGTAAAGGGTGAAGTTGTCAGTTCAACCTTTGACGAACCGCCTCAAAGACATATACAAGTTGCTGAAATGGTTATTGCTAAAGCCAAGCGCCTGGTTGAGGCCAAAAAAGATGTTGTTGTTCTTCTTGATAGTCTTACCCGATTGGCTCGTGCTTATAATACGGTTGTGCCTCCAAGTGGAAAGATTCTGTCTGGTGGTGTTGACTCAAACGCCTTGCATCGCCCGAAACGATTTTTTGGGGCAGCTCGTAACATTGAAGAGGGTGGCAGTTTGACAATAATTGCGACAGCTTTGGTTGAAACAGGCAGCAGGATGGATGAGGTTATTTTTGAAGAGTTTAAAGGCACGGGTAATATGGAAATAGTTCTTGACCGTAAAATGTCTGATAAACGATTGTATCCGGCAATTGATATGAATCGATCGGGAACACGTAAGGAAGATTTGTTGTTATCCGAAGAAGAGCTGAATCGGGCCTGGATTCTTCGAAAATTACTGTCAACAATGAAGCCGACGGATGCTATGGAGTTTCTTTTGCAAAGAATGAAGGGCACTAAAACCAATCAGGAGTTTTTTGATACTATGAATAGCTAGGTTTTATATTCTGTGCTTGAAAAATAAATATAAATAAAGTAAAAGAGCATGTTATTTAATCATGTTTGTCGATGTCTTGCGTGTAACATCGAATATCATCAAAGCAATAAAGAGGTTTGTAAATGAAGAAAGATATCCATCCTGAATATCATCAGATCAACGCAACGTGTGCTTGTGGAAATGAGGTTGAGCTTGGTTCAGTTAACCCTGAGATAAAAGTCGAGATTTGTGCAGCCTGTCATCCTTATTTTACCGGCAAGCAGAAGCTTGTTGATACGGCTGGTCGTGTTGAGAAGTTTATGAAGAAGTATGCCAAACATTACGATAAGACTGCCTAAAAACAGAAGTTAGTTATTTCGAGTTTTATCAACGTACCTTTGTTAAATATAGTGGGATAAACTCCACTGACCACACAACTTATAAGCATCATCAATTATATTGGTGATGCTTGTTTTTTTTCAAATGAACAGTATCAGAAACTATGTTTGCAAAATTTGAACATATACACGAAAAAAAATTAGAACTTGAAGCGAAACTGTCCGATCCCGCTATCATTTCTAATCAAGTTGCGTATCAGAAAAATGCAAAGGAACATGCCACTGTTTCTAAGATGGATCAGCTTTATACCCTTTATCAGCAGACAGTAGCAGAACTTGCTGAGAACAAGCAGATGCTTCGCGAAGAAGATGACGATGAGATGCTTGTTCTTGTAAAAGGTGAAATTGAGGCCTTAACTGAAAAAATTACGGGGCTTGAAAACCAGCTTAGATTACTGCTACTCCCCCCTGACCCCAACGACGACAAAAACATACTCCTTGAGATTAGAGCTGGAACCGGTGGCGATGAGGCTGCACTTTTTGCAGCTGATCTGTATAAGATGTACCATCGTTTTGCCGAGAATCAGTCCTGGAAAGTTGAGGTGCTTAACAGCAGCTCCAATGGGATTGGCGGTTTCAAGGATATTGTCGCCCTGATTAAGGGCCATAAGGTATATAGTCGTTTGAAATATGAATCCGGTGTTCATAGGGTTCAACGTGTTCCTGAAACTGAAGCTCAAGGTCGTGTTCACACATCAGCGGTTACTGTCGCTATTTTGCCAGAGGCTGAAGATGTCGAGCTCAACATTCTTCCTAGTGACGTCAGGGTTGATATATTCTGTTCTTCCGGGCCGGGAGGCCAGAGTGTCAACACCACACAGTCAGCGGTACGTTTAACACATTTACCAACAGGTATTGTGGCAACGTGTCAGGATGAGAAATCCCAGCATAAAAATAAAGAATCTGCAATGAAAGTTCTTCGAGCAAGAATTTTCGATAAAATGCAGCAGGATCAACACGATAAAATTTCAGCTGAACGTAAAAGTCAAGTTGGTAGCGGTGATCGAAGTGAGCGAATACGGACTTATAACTTTCCTCAGGGGAGGGTGAGTGACCATCGCATCAATTTGACTCTGTACAAACTCGATGATATTTTGCTTGGTAAACTCGATGCTATTATCGAACCGCTTAACAGCCATTTTCAGGCTGAAGCCCTCAAGACTATTCGTTGATTAATTCCTGAATACAACACACCCTTTAATGGTGTTACTTTTGTTACTTTAAGTTGTGGGATTTAGAGCTGAAAACTGTCCGTCAAATATATCTCTCTCTTGTTAATCTGTTCAAAAACGCATCAATTCCTGATCCAGAAATTGATGCCGCCATACTCTTCCATTACGTTTTAGGCCTTACACGTTCTGATCTGGTTATTAAATCAGCGGAGCTAGTCGGTGCTGATGAAGCCTTAAAGATTCTTGAACTTGCCAATAAGCGATTGTCCCGGGAACCGATTGCGTACCTCGTTGGCGAACAAGATTTTTATGGGCGCCGCTTTGTTGTTAACCCCTCAGTTTTAATACCACGACCAGAGACTGAACTGATTGTTGAAAAGGCAATTTCTACTGGAAAAGAATTAATTGACTCAAGGCAATCATTGACTATTATGGATCTTGGTACAGGAAGTGGTGCTATTGCTGTTACATTGGCTAAAGAGTTGAGGTCTTCAAAACTATTTGCTCTTGATCGTTCCATCTCTGCACTGCAAACTGCCAAGATAAACGCGGCGAATCACGGCGTCTTGCATCAGTTAGAATTCGTAGCTTCTGACTGGTTTAATGCCTTTACCCCCAAAGCTTCCTTCAATATTGTTATTTCAAATCCTCCTTATGTTGCTGAAAAGATAAGAAAAGATTTGCAGAAAGAACTCAGTTTTGAGCCGGCAAGCGCCTTATTCTCAGGCACTGATGGTACTAATGATTTAAAAAAAATTATAAGTAATTCGTCGCCATACCTCGCTCCAGGTGGGTTTTTATTTGTTGAAATTGGTTATGACCAGAAAGAGTTTGTTCTCGATTTTATCGGCAAGGGTGGCTTTTTTGAGGACTTTACTGTTTATGATGATTATGCTGGGTTACCACGAATTCTTAAGGCAAAGGTAAAGGGGTAAAGGGTTATGATAAATGGATAAACTAGTAATTCAAGGCGGGATTCCGCTTCATGGTGAGATATCAATAAGCGGTGCAAAAAATGCTGCTCTGCCTTTACTTGCAGCTACACTGTTGGCTACTGGACGTCATACGCTGCATAATGTGCCGAATCTGCGTGATACACGTACAATTGTGAGATTGCTTGAATCTTTCGGAGTAACTTCTGAAAAGGGCGAGGCCGGTACCTGGTATCTTAATTGTGATTCGATTAACAATCTGGAAGCCTCATACGATCTTGTGAAAACAATGCGTGCCTCTGTACTTGTTCTCGGCCCCTTGCTGAGCCGCTACGGCCGAGCAAGGGTATCATTGCCAGGTGGTTGCGCTATTGGTGCTCGTCCTATTGATTTTCACCTTCAGGCTTTAGAGAAAATGGGGGCCCATTTAACCCTTAAAGAAGGGTATGTTGAGGCGGAGATCGAAGGACGTCTTAAAGGGGCATCAATATATTTTGACATTCCCTCTGTTACAGGGACAGAAAATATTGTAATGGCTGCTGTTCTTGCCAAAGGGACAACGGTCATTAAAAATGCAGCCCGTGAACCGGAGGTCGGCAACAACATCGATATGCTTGTTTCAATGGGTGCAGAGATAGAAGGAAAAGGCACGGATAAGCTGGTTGTTCATGGCGTCAAGAAACTTTACCCAGCTGAAAATACCATTCTATCAGACCGTATTGAAACGGGAACATATTTAATTGCCGTCGGTGCTGCTGGTGGTGATGTGGTTATTAATAACTGCAATCCCAAGCATTTGACGTCACTCATAGAAAAGCTTCGTTCTGTTGGGCTGACAGTTGAAGAGGATGGCTCACATATTCGAGTCGCCAGACATAAAAAGCTTACCAGTGTCGATATTAAAACGCTGCCATATCCAGGTTTCCCAACGGATCTGCAGGCTCAAATGATGGCCTTAATGGTCCTTTCAAATGGGTTAAGTGTTATCAATGAAACAATATTTGAAAATCGTTTTATGCACGTTGCTGAACTGCTTAGAATGGGTGCTAATATCAAAGTTGATGGCAGGAGTGCAATCGTAAAAGGAACTGGTAAGTTTACCGGTGCAAAAGTTATGGCTACCGACTTGAGAGCCAGTGCTTCGCTGGTTATTGCCGGACTTGCTGCGGAAGGGATAACCGAAATTTCGAGAATTTATCACCTTGAAAGAGGGTATGATGATCTCGCCGGGAAACTTTCAAAACTTGGGGCGAAGGTACAGCAGGTAAAAGATGAATAAAGTCTTGTTATGGGCGGCGTCACCTGAATAGTTACAACTCTGACTCAAGTGAGATGGTTTTGTAAAAGATCTGAAAGTATAGCCTTAATTTGACCTTGAGCTTTCTGTGCTTGAGTTATAACATCGTCAACAGCAATTGGCTTAAACTCATCGGGATTATTAACATTAGCAATCAGTGATATGC
Encoded proteins:
- a CDS encoding DUF1844 domain-containing protein; the encoded protein is MTTAKEEDCPCAPGMIKKDGKCVMPDVTFTSFFMALNTSALFHLGVVPDPKTGLKNVDKMMAKHTIDTMNMLQKKSVGNLTVEENDLVEKILYDLKMRYVNA
- the ispE gene encoding 4-(cytidine 5'-diphospho)-2-C-methyl-D-erythritol kinase, whose amino-acid sequence is MSKKSTLLIGSHLPPSTTGLQFACSDAGLPTDERNLVVKAALSFFAYTQIQPDVHIYLDKHIPVAAGLGGGSSDAGTCLRGLNSFFNMALTDSQLFELASPLGADVPFFVSETPAFYATGIGNKLCPIEPVDPCWIVLVNPGISISTKWAYDNFTLTREGNSYNLLGCSKSLFNASRQDDAPVKKAEMACLCNDLEEVTLKKYTVIQDIKDELIANGAVTSLMSGSGATVFGVFDHIETAHKCKEKFSKRYSAVFLAEPIIDTF
- a CDS encoding ribose-phosphate pyrophosphokinase, which translates into the protein MLKDMKVFSGNANRELALSICEHLQKPLSKAEVRRFSDGEIFVEIGENVRGRDIFIIQPTSPPVNDNLMELVIMVDAMRRASARRITAVLPYYGYARQDRKVAPRVPITAKVVAEMMTVVGVRRVLTMDLHAGQIQGFFNIPVDNLYAAPILLDHISNKFTNVVMVSPDAGGVERTRAFAKRLDADLAIIDKRRERANECAAMNVIGDVKGKTAILLDDMVDTAGTLCSAADILIKEGAEKVYACCSHGVLSGPAIERLEASKIDKLVITDSIPLRGDAINCKKIKVLTVAKMLADAIRCIHTDDSVSSLFV
- a CDS encoding 50S ribosomal protein L25, which codes for MLQYDLNADVRNTYGKCAARSMRRDGMTPAILYGPKSDAISLKLNTKSLTKTLVALQRRNAVFNLEVNDGASSTKRYAIVKEVQAAPISGDLVHADFLEVKLDEPMIFDVPVKYIGVAKGVDLGGEMHIALTSVKLKGLILDIPDFLEIVVSDMSIGDRLHCSDLVIPSSLEMLNELDATCVAIVSESKAQAGAEEAEAVEEVSEEGSAEESES
- a CDS encoding aminoacyl-tRNA hydrolase; its protein translation is MHLVVGLGNPGLKYEQTRHNIGFMALDYFADKAGVSFSDSKWEAKVAKVSIGPEQLILTKPETFMNCSGRAVGKICTYYKIVTEKVIVIHDDLDLDLGRIKLVVNRGAGGHNGISSIIQCLGGKNFPRIRAGIGRPDSNSEMPVSSYVLSRFTQAEQEVVDPLLVTISESLELVVKHGTTYAMNHLNRL
- a CDS encoding CarD family transcriptional regulator, encoding MFDVGDMAVYPAHGVGQIESIESREVGDLKQFFYVIRIVESNMIIMIPTNTSESVGLRAIIESDQVDKIYSILKKRDVIIESQPWNQRYRNYMEKIKTGSVFEIAQVLRDLYILKEDKTLSFGERKMMDTAQSLLVKEISIANASKEDVVVDSISHIFA
- a CDS encoding RluA family pseudouridine synthase encodes the protein MSLIDPTNIDNWTCLEKIVDSGHAGQRLDNYLGNAVTVDGERCSRAMFQQLIRDHHVLVCGQPRKNNYRLRINDLVEIFIPPPEPLELIPEQVFFEIVYEDSDLIVISKPPGLVVHPAAGNMTGTLVHGLLYHCHDLSGINGSLRPGIVHRLDKDTSGLMVIAKSNAAQLSLVKQFKDKRVTKVYQAVVDGVPPRKSGTISTLIGRHRVDRKKMSVLTSGGKEAVTHWEIIESFEKFTLLKITLETGRTHQIRVHLADLGLPIVGDSVYGARKQLPLYEKLGIKRQFLHAYKLKFQHPISGEMMRFVDPIYDDMNSFIERLRQESSVDQA
- a CDS encoding dephospho-CoA kinase; this encodes MERFFANSIGVTGGLASGKSSVAKALADMLGYCLFDADAEVASLLKKEAEGWFFLRSLLAPDFFLKNGALDKPKLRDTIFEDCALRKKIEERLHPLVRKQLKRKVDEAYTDNGQKSLIEVPLLYEANWQSDFAKVLVVAVSENIAVARGSLRDGVTSDQIKKTLSAQFPLKEKIELADYVIDNDKNWDHTFKQIVQLKKILTP
- the rho gene encoding transcription termination factor Rho; amino-acid sequence: MDLIDLKHKKITELTALAKQFNIEGYSSLRKQELIFEIQKAHAAREEKNGNSKGNGVLEILPDGFGFLRAPDYNYLPGPDDIYVSPSQIRRLGLKKGDTIEGPIRSPKEGERYFALLKVDSVNFEPPEKNREKTLFSNLTPLHPEERLNLENDPTNFSMRVMNMMSPIGKGQRGIIVAPPRTGKTVLLKDIANSIASNHPEVTLIVLLIDERPEEVTDMARSVKGEVVSSTFDEPPQRHIQVAEMVIAKAKRLVEAKKDVVVLLDSLTRLARAYNTVVPPSGKILSGGVDSNALHRPKRFFGAARNIEEGGSLTIIATALVETGSRMDEVIFEEFKGTGNMEIVLDRKMSDKRLYPAIDMNRSGTRKEDLLLSEEELNRAWILRKLLSTMKPTDAMEFLLQRMKGTKTNQEFFDTMNS
- the rpmE gene encoding 50S ribosomal protein L31; translation: MKKDIHPEYHQINATCACGNEVELGSVNPEIKVEICAACHPYFTGKQKLVDTAGRVEKFMKKYAKHYDKTA
- the prfA gene encoding peptide chain release factor 1, with the protein product MFAKFEHIHEKKLELEAKLSDPAIISNQVAYQKNAKEHATVSKMDQLYTLYQQTVAELAENKQMLREEDDDEMLVLVKGEIEALTEKITGLENQLRLLLLPPDPNDDKNILLEIRAGTGGDEAALFAADLYKMYHRFAENQSWKVEVLNSSSNGIGGFKDIVALIKGHKVYSRLKYESGVHRVQRVPETEAQGRVHTSAVTVAILPEAEDVELNILPSDVRVDIFCSSGPGGQSVNTTQSAVRLTHLPTGIVATCQDEKSQHKNKESAMKVLRARIFDKMQQDQHDKISAERKSQVGSGDRSERIRTYNFPQGRVSDHRINLTLYKLDDILLGKLDAIIEPLNSHFQAEALKTIR
- the prmC gene encoding peptide chain release factor N(5)-glutamine methyltransferase codes for the protein MWDLELKTVRQIYLSLVNLFKNASIPDPEIDAAILFHYVLGLTRSDLVIKSAELVGADEALKILELANKRLSREPIAYLVGEQDFYGRRFVVNPSVLIPRPETELIVEKAISTGKELIDSRQSLTIMDLGTGSGAIAVTLAKELRSSKLFALDRSISALQTAKINAANHGVLHQLEFVASDWFNAFTPKASFNIVISNPPYVAEKIRKDLQKELSFEPASALFSGTDGTNDLKKIISNSSPYLAPGGFLFVEIGYDQKEFVLDFIGKGGFFEDFTVYDDYAGLPRILKAKVKG